The Sandaracinaceae bacterium nucleotide sequence CGGCCCCGCGGGCATTCGCTCCGTCTCCACGAAAAGCGACTTCTGCTTCGGCCTGCGCCGTCCCATCGCCATGCGTCGACCCTATCCGTCTCGGATCCGCATGTCGATCCCCCGCGCGGCAGTAAATCAACGGGCTGCTAGACGGCGACAGCGACTACGAGGCCGCCGCCGGACGCCCGCACCAAAGCTGGAGCGAGCTCTTCGAAGCGCTCGCCTCGTCCGCGGACACCGAGCCTCAGATGTGAAAGCTCGACGAACGAACATGGATAACGCAACGAGGCTGACCGCGCGAAGGGCTCGTGAACGCAAGTTGACCACCGACTGGATACGGCGGTCCCAATGAATCTCCTCCTGGAGGTAGCGGCGTAGCCTTGGGGCCTTGCTTCTGGTACGGCCCGCTCGATGAGCAAGTGGCCGCCAGCCCTGGAGACCCTGGTGGAGCGGTTCCGCGACGCGGGGCTCGCGGTTCGTGATGCTTCGTTCTTCGCGACGACCGGCATCGGAGTCTCGAGCCCCGCCGGTGACGACATCGCCGAGGCGATCGTCTTCATCTACCCGAGCGACAGCGGCTGGGAGATGAGGATCACGCTGCACGGTGGGCCGCACTGGACGCGCAAGGTGACGAGCCTCGAAGACGTGGAGCGGCTCACGCGATCACATCTGACCAACGCCGTGCCGCCGCCTGGCCCCGGCTGGGAGAAGACCCAGTGAGCTTCGTCGGCCTCTTCGAGCGGCTCTACGAGCGCCATCCGCTCGGCGTCGCGGAGCACGAGCTGGCCGAGGCGGAAGCGCGGCTGGGGGTCGCGATTCCCCCGCCGCTCCGCGAGCTCCATCTGGCGTGCGGCCGCGAGCCGTGCGTGCTGGCATCTCACAATCGGTTCTTCAGCCCACGCGCGCTCGAACGGTCAGACGGTCGCATCATCTTCTGCGAGGAGAACCAGGGTGTCTGTGTCTGGGGCTGCTTGCCTGGCCATGAGGATCCGCTCGCGGAGGTCGGGAACGTACTCCGCGACGACACGCTCGAGTGGCACTCCGAGCAGGCGCCTCTCAGCCGGTTCCTGGCGATCCAGCTGTACCTCCAGACCGCGTGGGGAGGATTCGAGCACGCCGGCGATCTCCAGGATCCCGATCCCGTGATGTCGCGAATCGAGTCGGAGTGGGAGGAGGTCGTGCGCCACCAGGACCTGACGATCTACTGGAAGCCGGGGGCGCTCATCACCGCCCTCGACGGACAGCCGTTCCTGACCGGCGCCGCGCGCACGGAGGGAGGCTTCGTCCGACTCCTGGGGGACCTCGGCTTCGAGCTCCTGTAGGCGATTTCAGGTCGCTGCTCGCCCTCTACGTGGGGGAGGGAGGCAGAAATGCGAGCGCCCCTGGCAGGGCCTGCCAGGGGCGCTCGGTGCAGAACAGGTAGCGTCCCCAGCGGGATTCGAACCCGCGTCGCCGGCGTGAAAGGCCGGTATCCTGGGCCTCTAGATGATGGGGACTGAAGAGAGAATATCAGGGGGCCAGTGGGCCGTGCAGGGCTCGAACCTGCGACCGATGGGTTAAAAGCCCACTGCTCTGCCAACTGAGCTAACGGCCCCTCTCGAAAAGAGATTCGGCCGTTTAGCAACGGGCCCCGCAGGCGTCAAGACGCGGTTGGCGCGCGAGACGCGGCGCGTCACGCCGAGACCGTAACCGACGGTACACACCCGGGCACCGACGTCACGGTGGCCAGTGGAGCAGCCACCCCGTCCGCGGAAGTGTGCCACCGTCGTCACGTCACCAAACGGCGACGACCCAGCGGGGGCGCTGAAACGGTTTACGACGCACTCGAGAACTTCTTTAGACGCGGCGCGTCAATAACCGCACGAATCATGGGTGCTGCGTGCCACGACGTCGTGGGGCAAAACCACGAAGCGAGGCATTCGCCCTCAACACCGGTGCAACGGATTTGGGGGTCGCGGCCACTACTTGGTGTGGCACCCCGATTGCAGAGCACGAGGGCGGTGGAGATCCTGATGTCCAGAACCAAGAAGACCGCAGTGTTGGTCGCCGAGCGCGGCGGCGAGTGGAGCGAGTGGGTCGAGCCGCTCCGTGACGACGTGGACGATATCGCGATCGTCCTGCAGCGCCAGGGCGAGAGCCCCTCGGAGCTGGCCACCCGCGTGCGAGAGCGCGTGGCGGAGCTGCAGCTCGAGGGCGACCTCGTGGCCGCGGCGCTCGTGGGCGGAGATCGTTGGGATCCTGACACGCTCAGCGCCCGCTCCTTGATGATCCGCGCCATCGTGTCCCAGATGGTGCCCACCGGTCAGGGACGCCTGTTCCTGGATGGCGGCGGTCGCGCAGGCCGCGGCCGTCACGCGATGCAGGCGCTCGCGGCGGTGGTCGAAGACCAGGTCGGCGGCGGCATCGCGGTCCTGACGCAGAGCCCGGCCGTCGCGCCGATGGCGCCCGCGCGCGCCGCCTGAGCTTCGGTTCCATCTCTCCACCACCCCACGGAAGGGCGGACGCTTCGGCGCCGCCCTTTCGTCGTTCTGGACGCGGTACCCTTCGGCCCATGATGTCGCGCCTCCTCGTCTGCCTGTCGATCTTCGCCGTCGCCTGCGGCTCGAACGAGTCGGACGCGCCGCCCACACCGCCGCCCGCCGAGCCATCCGTCGAGCCAGCCGCCCAGACGGCCGCGCAGGGAACGGCCGAGCAGGGAACGGCCGCGCAGGGAACGGAGGCGCCGGAAACGACCCCAGCCGCCGAAGGCGCGTCGACGCCCGCGATCGGCGCGCTCGTGCGGCGCGGCCGGGTGCACTTCCGGGAGCGGCGCTTCGCGGAGGCGGCGGCGGAGTTCGACCGCGCGCTGGCCCGCAACCCCGGCGACGGAGCGCTCTCGTGCGAGACGGGCTGGGCCTTCCACCACGCGGGCGACGACGACAAGGCGCGCCGGCTGCTCCAGCACGGGACCCGGCTGCTCGCGTCACGGAGCGATCAGACCCGCGCCTACGGGGCGTGCCTCTACAACCTGGGCCGCATGGCCGAAGACGCGGGGCAGGCCGACGCCGCGGCGCGCCTCTACGGCAGCTCGCTGCGCGCGCGGCCCAACCGGGTCGTGCAGCAGCGCCTCGACGCGCTCGAGGTGGAGGCCTCCGCCGAGCGACCTCTGTACGGCACGGTCGAAGACGCGATCGAGACGAGCGAGGGGCTCGACGGCGTCGACCCGCGCGATCTCGAGGCCTACTACATCCAGGATCTCGAGTCGGTCACGGCGGAGCTCCCGGCGCGCGCGCCCGTGCTCGAGGTGGCGACCGTCTCGTACGGCGACGGCGGCGCGTGGCGCTGTCGCTACTGGCGGCTGACGGCCCGGGTGGAGGCGGGCTGGGTCACCCCGGTGGAGCTGGGCGACGCGTGCGGGGCGACGGAGTCCGACGGCTACGACGACGGGTCGTTCACGGTCCGGTCGATGGCGTGGATCGAGGGCGCGCCCTCCCCCACCGTCGCGGTGCACGTCGTCAACTCGTATCAGCGCTGCGAGTACGGCGAGGAGGACGGCGACGAGGACACGTGCACGTCATCCTCCGACGAGGCGCTCCGCGTGTACCGCTACGGCGGACGCGCGCTCGAGCCGCTCTTCGAGCTGCCCCTCGTCCACAGGGAGCGCGAGGACGACGACGTGACGAGCGCGTACGCCTCCGAGCACGAGCTGCTCCCGGACGGACAGATCCTCGTGCGCGCCACCGAGGGCTCTCCGCCGCCCTGGATGCTGGGCACGCACTCCGTGGACGAGCTGACCACGGCCGCGGAGCGTCACGCAGCTACGAGTCACTGAAACGCGTAAGGTTTTCCCCATGGAGGCCTTCCCGAACTGGGGAGGGTTGCTATCCTGGGAAGCGCGTGTCCGAGCCCTCCCTGGTGGGTGAGCTGATCACCCTCGCGCTCGTCTACGACGAGCCCTGGAACGTCCCCGTGCCCGCGCGGTACGCGGAGGGGATGGCGTACGCCGAGGCTCAGGACGTGTGGTCGAGCGGGGTGGAGCTCGAGCGCCGCCGCGTGCTCGAGCTGCTGTGGACGCCCCAGGGCGACGAAGGCGACCTCACACCGAAGCACCTCTACCGCTTGCTGCACGAGACGGTCGCGCGATCCGCTCGTCTCGAGGACGCGATGAAGCCGGTCTCGGAGCCGCTCGAGCGGATCATGCTCCTGGGTCGGCTCGAGGTGCTCTCACGGCTCTCGCGGCACCTCACGCACGTGGCCGCCCACGCGACGGAAGGTCACGCCGACCCGCAGCTCGTCGCGATCCCCTGAGGCTACGCAAGACCGAGCTGCGCAGCGATGGCGTCGGCCGGCATCGCGCCGCTGACGCGCGCAGCCTCCGACCCGCCGCGGAAGAGCACCATGGTCGGGATGCCGCGGATGCCGAAGCGGCCGGCGACGTCGGGCAGCGCCTCGGTGTCGACCTTGGCCACGACGACGCGTCCGGCGCGCTCGCTCGCGAGCCGCTCCAGCTCGGGCGCCACGGCGCGACACGGTCCGCACCAGGCGGCCCAGAAGTCGACGAGCACGGGCAGCGGCGAGTCGCGGATCAGCGCGTCGAAGTCTGCGCCGGACGACAGCGCCACGGGCGCCGCGAGCGGCAAGAGCGCGGTCTTGCACTTCGGGCAACGGGCGGCGCCGTCGAGGCGCGCTTCGGGGAGGCGGTTCTTGGCGCCGCAACCAGGGCACGGACGGATCATCACGCGAGCATCTATCCACGGACCCGCGTCTGGCGAGGGCTCTCGCCCCTTGCGCCCGACGTCGGTGTCCTTAGAAGCTCGGCGCGATGAAGACGATCACGCTGAACGATGGAAACGCGATGCCGGCCTTCGGGCTCGGGACCTGGAAGTCGAAGCCTGGCGAGGTGCGCGACGCGGTGGTGGAGGCGGTGAAGGCCGGCTACCGCCACATCGACTGCGCCTGGATCTACGGCAACGAGAGCGAGGTGGGCGACGCGCTCGTGACGCTCTTCGACGAGGGCGTGGTCACGCGCGAGGAGCTCTGGATCACCTCGAAGCTCTGGAACGACCGGCACCGCGCCGAGCACGTGGAGGGCGCGCTCCGCGAGACGCTCGCCAACCTGAAGCTCGAGCGCCTCGACCTCTACCTCATCCACTGGCCCGTGGTGTTGAAGCACGGCGTGGTCTTCCCGAAGGAGGCGAGCGATCTGCGCGGCCTCGACGAGGTGCCGCTCTCCGAGACGTGGGGCGCGATGGAGGGGCTCGTGGACGCGGGGCTGACGCGGTCGATCGGCGTGTCGAACTTCAGCGTGGAGAAGCTCCGCGCGACGGCCGACGGCGCGCGCATCCCGCCCGCGGTGAACCAGGTCGAGCTGCACCCCTATCTGCAGCAAGACGACCTGCTCGCCTTCGCGCGCGAGGCCGGCGTGGCGCTCACGGCCTACTCACCGCTGGGCTCGATGGATCGCGCGGACTCGATGAAGGCGGAGGACGAGCCCGTCCTGCTCGAGGACGAGACCGTCGGCGCGGTGGCCAGCAAGCACGGCGTCACCCCCGCGCAGGTGCTCATCGCCTGGGCCCTCGCGCGCGGCACCGCGGTGATCCCCAAGTCCGTCAACCCGGGTCGCATCCGGCAGAACCTCGCCGCGACCGAGATCGCCCTCGACGAGGAGGACCTCGCGCGCATCGCGGAGCTCGATCGACACCGCCGCTACGTCGACGGCTCGTTCTGGGCGAAGGAGGGCGGCCCCTACTCGCTCTCGAGCCTCTGGGACGAGTGACGCGAATGGATTGCGCCCTGGAGGCGCGCGCGTATCTGTGGGCGCAGCGAGATGACATCGATACGCGAACGGTTCGGCGCCGACCACGCCGCCCTCCAACGGTCACTCGACGCGCTCGGCAACGCGAGCGAGGGCGCCGACGCCTCGGAGCTCGTCCGCGTCTGGCGTGAGTTCGAGGCGGGCCTGCGCGCGCACCTCGAGGTGGAAGAGGCGGAGCTCTTTCCGCTCCTTCCGGACCGAGCCGAGAGAACCGCGCTCGAGCGCGACCACGAGCGCTTCCGAGAGCAGCTCGACGAGCTCGGCTTGCAGGTGGAGGTCCACGCGATCCGGAAGGAGAGCGTCGACGCGCTCTGTGAGGCGCTCCGCGCGCACGCGGCCCGGGAAGACGCCGTCCTCTATCGCGTCGCCGACGAGCGCGGGCTCACGGACGGGCCCTCCCTCCTCGACCGGCCGCACGTCCACTGAGGGGCGCGACGATCTGTCGCATGGACGCGGCGGGTCGCCGTGCCCAGATGAGCCGGGTGCGAACACCTCTCACGGCCCTCGTCCCCGCGCTGTTGGTCAGCCTGATCGCCGTGACCGCGACCGCGCAGCAGGGGGCTCCCTCGACGGACTGGGGAGCAGCGACGCGTGCGCGCCAGATCGAGAAGTCCACGCTCAGTCCCTTCTGCCCCGGCAAGACGCTCTATGACTGCCCCAGCCCCGCGGCAGCGGAGTGGCGGGCGGACATCCAGCGCTGGGTGCGCGAAGGCGCGAGCGCGACCGAGGTCCGCGCGCGTCTCCAGGCGCGACGACCGGACTTCGACCTGGAGGGCGCGACCGGCGCGGGCCCCATCGGTGCGTTGGTGGCCGCGTTCACGTTCGGAGCGCTGCTCCTGCTCGGCTGGCGGATGCGGCGAGCGCCCCGAGACGAGGCCACGGCGAGCGACGACGAGGCCACGGATGACGCGAGCGACGGGGAGCTGGAGCGAGCCCTCGACCGGGAGCTCGCGCGCTTCGACGAAGCCTGATAGACGGCCCGCATGCCGACTCGCTTCACCGCCCTCCTGGGCGTCGGTCTCTTCCTCGCCTCCGGGTGCGCCATCGACCCGATGGGGGACTGCACGAGTCGCTGCGAGACGCGTCGCACGAGCCGCTGCATGGGCTTCCGCGGCGAAGAGGACTGCGCCGCGATCTGCGCGGACGCGCAAGGCGAGTACGACAGGAGCCGAGACGCGGCCCTGGAGATCGAGTGCGAGGTGGAGTTCGACGCGAGCTACGCGTGCGAGGCCAGCGTCGCGGCGTGCAGCCCGAGCGGAGCCACGTGCGCCTCCGAGCGCGCGGCCTACGGGGAGTGCCTGCGCACGGTGTGCGAGCGGCTGCCCGAGCGCGAAGAGTGCCTCGAGCCGTGACCCTCACATGATGTAGAAGCCCTGGCTCGCGAGCGGCGCGGGCACGTCCTCTTCGCCGAGGAGCTGCGCGAGGTTGATGTGGATGGTGCGCGCGATCGCGGTGACCGAGGTGTCGGTCGGGCGGTTGGCGAACGGGTCCTGCATGTGGCTCGCGGTCTTCTCCAGGAGGAAGAACGGGACCGAGATCGAGGTCGTGATCGCGATCTGCCAGAAGCCCTCGACCTCGGCGAGCGCGATCGAGAGCGCGGTGATGAAGAGGTAGATGAAGGCGTGCAGGAACGCGCGGTACGTCCTCGGGAAGACCGTGCCGCGGATGCGCTCCGCCTTGCCCATCGAGTCCGTCAGCCGGGTCAGCGTGTCGTCGAGCGCGATGCGCTGGTAGTCGGTGAGCTGCCCGGCGTCGGCGAGCGCCGTGACGTCGCGCGCGTGCAGCTGCAGCAGGAAGAGCGGTTTGTTGGCGTGGCCCGAGGTCTGTTGGATCTCGTCCTCGTCGAGCAGCTCGGCCGCGCCCACCTTCCAGTCGAGTCCGCGCAGGCTCTGGCCCAGCGCGTAGCACCACGCGATCTGGCGGCGGCCGAGGGTGCGCACCGTGTCCGGGTGCTGGCCGCCGAAGCTCAGCAGCTGGCGCACGAAGGTGCGTGAGTCGTTGACGATGGCGCCCCAGACCTTCCGGGCCTCCCACCAGCGGTCGTAGCTCTGGTTGAGCTTGAACGACAAGAGGAGCGAGATGGCGGTGCCGAGGAAGGCCGGGATCGCCGTCGGGATGGTCGGCAGGATCGCGCGCTGATAGTGGATCGCGAGCTCGACGAGGGTGCAGATGAGCAGCACGAAGACGAGGTCACGGCGGACCTTCTTCAACACGTACCGAAGGGGGATGCGGGTCTCGAGGAGCATCGAGCGGCACGCTACACGCTCGGCCCGGAGGCGGTCGAGCGGTAGCGCGTCGCCTCGGCCGCGAGGCCTCAGCTACAGGTGGAGCTGGAGAGGCTGCACTCGAACGAGAGGCAGTCCGCCGGCTCGTTGCAGGCCGCGCCGGAAGGGCGGGGCGCGGCGCACGCGCCGGGGAGGCGGAAGCCGTCGGCGTCCTGGCCGTTGACGTCGTCGCAGTAGAGGCCCTCGTCGCACGCTTGCAGGTCCTCGCACTCCGCGTCGAGCGGGAGCTGGAGGACGCACGCGCCGCGGAGCTCCGGGCGCTCGAACTCGACGCGGAAGTCGACCCCCGGCTGGTCGCACCACATGCCGTCGTCGCAGTCGTGGTCGTAGTGGCAGCCGCCCGCATGGACCGGGGCGCAGACGTCCTCGACGCACTCGAGCCCCGACGCGCAGCGCTCGTTCACGCAGGCCTCGCCCTCCCCCGGCGCCTCGCGACAGACGCCCTCGGAACCGCCCTCGGAACCGCCCTCGGAACCGAAGGTCGCCGTGCAGACGCTGTCCGGCACCTGGCACTCGATGTCCGCCTCACACGCGCCGCCGGGCGCGACGAGCGGGGTGACGAAGGGGCTCGCCTCGCAGAGGGGGTGGGCGCTCGGCGGGTCGTGCACGAAGCGCTCGCAGGGCAGCGCCTCCATGTAGTCGGCGCACGCGGTGGCGCTCTCGAGGTCGACCGCGAGGCGCCCCGCGTCGATGCTGCGGCCGAGCTGCCGGCAGATCGCGCCGACGAACATGTCCTGCTGCGTCACACAAGACGCCTGGTCGTCGTGACCGAAGAAGGTCTGGTCCTGCGCGAGCCGCTCCGGGGTCGCACATGCGTACAGCCGTTCACAGTACAGGTCGGGCTGGAAGCAGAGCTCCTCGAAGGCGCGACCTTCGGAGGCGTCGCCCCGGGGCGGGGCCGCGTCGGTCCCGGAATCCCCCGTCTGCGAGGGCGATCCGCCGCACGCGACGAGGAGCACGAGAGCACCGAGAACCGGAAGAAAGCTTGGCACATGACGGCACATGGGAGTGTTCTCCTGAAAGAGGTGAGCCGGCCATCGCATCCGGCGTGCCACGCGACCCGAGTGCCCGTTCGATGGAGGTCGTTCATGCTGTCGCCATGGCCAGCCGATTCCTCGTCGACCGTGTGCAGCGCGCCACGGACCGGCCCATCACCCGGCCGCTCTCCGAGCAGCTGGAATCATCGCTTCTCCTCGGCGGCGATCCCGAGCGCCCGGTGGTGGATCAC carries:
- a CDS encoding tetratricopeptide repeat protein; its protein translation is MMSRLLVCLSIFAVACGSNESDAPPTPPPAEPSVEPAAQTAAQGTAEQGTAAQGTEAPETTPAAEGASTPAIGALVRRGRVHFRERRFAEAAAEFDRALARNPGDGALSCETGWAFHHAGDDDKARRLLQHGTRLLASRSDQTRAYGACLYNLGRMAEDAGQADAAARLYGSSLRARPNRVVQQRLDALEVEASAERPLYGTVEDAIETSEGLDGVDPRDLEAYYIQDLESVTAELPARAPVLEVATVSYGDGGAWRCRYWRLTARVEAGWVTPVELGDACGATESDGYDDGSFTVRSMAWIEGAPSPTVAVHVVNSYQRCEYGEEDGDEDTCTSSSDEALRVYRYGGRALEPLFELPLVHREREDDDVTSAYASEHELLPDGQILVRATEGSPPPWMLGTHSVDELTTAAERHAATSH
- the trxA gene encoding thioredoxin: MIRPCPGCGAKNRLPEARLDGAARCPKCKTALLPLAAPVALSSGADFDALIRDSPLPVLVDFWAAWCGPCRAVAPELERLASERAGRVVVAKVDTEALPDVAGRFGIRGIPTMVLFRGGSEAARVSGAMPADAIAAQLGLA
- a CDS encoding aldo/keto reductase; translated protein: MKTITLNDGNAMPAFGLGTWKSKPGEVRDAVVEAVKAGYRHIDCAWIYGNESEVGDALVTLFDEGVVTREELWITSKLWNDRHRAEHVEGALRETLANLKLERLDLYLIHWPVVLKHGVVFPKEASDLRGLDEVPLSETWGAMEGLVDAGLTRSIGVSNFSVEKLRATADGARIPPAVNQVELHPYLQQDDLLAFAREAGVALTAYSPLGSMDRADSMKAEDEPVLLEDETVGAVASKHGVTPAQVLIAWALARGTAVIPKSVNPGRIRQNLAATEIALDEEDLARIAELDRHRRYVDGSFWAKEGGPYSLSSLWDE
- a CDS encoding hemerythrin domain-containing protein, with product MTSIRERFGADHAALQRSLDALGNASEGADASELVRVWREFEAGLRAHLEVEEAELFPLLPDRAERTALERDHERFREQLDELGLQVEVHAIRKESVDALCEALRAHAAREDAVLYRVADERGLTDGPSLLDRPHVH
- a CDS encoding cytochrome c-type biogenesis protein CcmH, with the translated sequence MRTPLTALVPALLVSLIAVTATAQQGAPSTDWGAATRARQIEKSTLSPFCPGKTLYDCPSPAAAEWRADIQRWVREGASATEVRARLQARRPDFDLEGATGAGPIGALVAAFTFGALLLLGWRMRRAPRDEATASDDEATDDASDGELERALDRELARFDEA
- a CDS encoding bestrophin family ion channel encodes the protein MLLETRIPLRYVLKKVRRDLVFVLLICTLVELAIHYQRAILPTIPTAIPAFLGTAISLLLSFKLNQSYDRWWEARKVWGAIVNDSRTFVRQLLSFGGQHPDTVRTLGRRQIAWCYALGQSLRGLDWKVGAAELLDEDEIQQTSGHANKPLFLLQLHARDVTALADAGQLTDYQRIALDDTLTRLTDSMGKAERIRGTVFPRTYRAFLHAFIYLFITALSIALAEVEGFWQIAITTSISVPFFLLEKTASHMQDPFANRPTDTSVTAIARTIHINLAQLLGEEDVPAPLASQGFYIM